The proteins below come from a single Salvia hispanica cultivar TCC Black 2014 unplaced genomic scaffold, UniMelb_Shisp_WGS_1.0 HiC_scaffold_324, whole genome shotgun sequence genomic window:
- the LOC125198926 gene encoding uncharacterized protein LOC125198926: MIADFHLLRTISAAMRHRQIGEGLSNIHRRLLHLGPDTVEELFERHVVKDDNKHLDDDEKELLTRQRLTSTRREALSLYRDIIRATRFFMWPDSRGVLWRDVLRENARKEFEAARFEKDPEVVTRLLIGGRDAVQAAIDKLVEKQKEQIEKESNESRR, encoded by the coding sequence atgATTGCGGATTTCCACCTATTGCGGACAATCAGCGCCGCGATGCGCCACCGCCAAATCGGGGAAGGCCTCTCCAATATCCATCGCCGCTTGTTACACCTCGGTCCAGACACCGTTGAAGAGTTATTCGAAAGGCATGTAGTGAAGGACGATAACAAGCACCTCGATGATGACGAAAAGGAACTTTTGACTCGGCAGCGACTCACCAGCACTCGCCGCGAGGCTCTAAGCCTGTACCGTGATATCATCCGAGCGACTCGCTTCTTCATGTGGCCTGACTCGCGAGGCGTCCTTTGGCGCGATGTTTTGAGGGAAAATGCGCGCAAGGAATTCGAGGCTGCGCGCTTTGAGAAGGACCCGGAGGTAGTGACTCGGCTGCTTATCGGAGGACGGGACGCAGTGCAGGCGGCGATCGATAAGCTCGTGGAGAAGCAGAAGGAGCAAATCGAGAAGGAAAGCAATGAGTCGCGCCGCTGA